From Amycolatopsis sp. YIM 10, the proteins below share one genomic window:
- a CDS encoding Vps62-related protein produces MFIEQAELRWAHDEGCGDDSIADPMDSRLLATGGYTHQGKGGPPGCEHGGRTYRSDENTRPRGPAELGAEGFYLKADEGVRGGTGTAAPTYWQYYKGAYIYWFFYPYNDAPSIPAGPAAVNMFDHEGDWERIAVRTDGEGARVGVTLWGHGKSCYLRDDQLEWVNDHPMVYSAKGTHASYADDGVHRHGVDRTSAGTPWETWQRVRPIADEPWYGYWGAWGSVGTPGPWANHRTGPAGPHPNREPTDAWTEHHCTEPDQSVPQDEPAGPTIPDAFLDQWYAPEPMSRPGPPWPYYVRLQLWGEDVPGADGFEGLSSYSEDFNATPGIGALACSNDLDLVEASADKLVFAETEDDDVYENCPDKGTVTLTLSGDQLVYDYVGDSGSAHTVLVRS; encoded by the coding sequence TTGTTCATCGAGCAGGCGGAACTGCGTTGGGCGCACGACGAGGGCTGCGGCGACGATTCGATCGCCGATCCGATGGACTCGCGCCTGCTTGCCACCGGTGGGTACACCCATCAGGGCAAGGGCGGGCCGCCCGGGTGCGAGCACGGCGGCCGGACCTATCGCAGTGACGAGAACACCCGGCCGCGCGGTCCAGCCGAACTGGGTGCGGAGGGCTTTTACCTCAAGGCCGACGAGGGTGTGCGTGGTGGCACCGGAACCGCGGCGCCGACGTACTGGCAGTACTACAAGGGCGCCTACATCTACTGGTTCTTCTACCCGTACAACGACGCGCCCTCCATCCCGGCCGGGCCGGCTGCGGTCAACATGTTCGACCACGAGGGCGACTGGGAACGGATTGCCGTACGCACCGACGGCGAGGGTGCCCGGGTCGGCGTGACGTTGTGGGGGCACGGCAAAAGCTGCTATCTGCGCGACGACCAGCTGGAGTGGGTCAATGACCACCCAATGGTGTATTCCGCGAAGGGCACCCACGCCTCATACGCCGACGACGGTGTCCACCGCCACGGCGTGGACCGTACCTCGGCCGGCACACCCTGGGAGACCTGGCAGCGGGTGCGGCCGATCGCCGACGAACCTTGGTATGGCTATTGGGGCGCATGGGGCTCGGTTGGAACTCCCGGGCCTTGGGCCAACCACCGCACAGGCCCGGCCGGACCTCATCCCAACCGCGAACCTACTGATGCCTGGACCGAGCACCACTGCACCGAGCCCGACCAGTCCGTGCCGCAGGACGAGCCGGCCGGCCCCACGATCCCCGATGCGTTCCTCGACCAGTGGTATGCGCCGGAGCCGATGAGCAGGCCAGGGCCGCCGTGGCCCTACTACGTGCGGTTGCAACTGTGGGGTGAGGACGTGCCCGGTGCGGACGGTTTCGAGGGTCTCAGCTCGTACAGCGAGGACTTCAACGCCACACCCGGGATCGGCGCTCTGGCGTGCTCTAATGACCTGGATCTCGTCGAGGCGAGCGCTGACAAGCTCGTGTTCGCGGAGACCGAGGACGACGACGTGTACGAAAACTGCCCGGACAAGGGCACGGTCACGCTCACGCTGTCCGGCGACCAGTTGGTCTACGATTACGTCGGGGACAGCGGCAGCGCGCACACGGTGCTCGTGCGGTCCTAG
- a CDS encoding ATP-binding protein — MPGKVSIPDLIRRRDTDGLTRGEQALLSLLTMVGTRPEEFQNASEHERLIRELENSSPVISDEVFEYWSQNTELAVRLESLQAETGATPPRNEPPILQIRGNNSRHRASVPFDDRSRGFVWFFSFLAYFNELEADADQDLILLLDEPGLSLHGRAQEDLLRLIDERLAPTTKCPPTWPRTW, encoded by the coding sequence GTGCCGGGCAAGGTGTCCATCCCGGACCTGATCCGCCGTCGCGACACCGATGGACTCACCCGCGGCGAACAGGCTCTGCTCAGCCTCCTCACCATGGTCGGCACGCGCCCGGAAGAGTTCCAGAACGCTAGCGAGCATGAGCGCCTCATCCGCGAGCTGGAGAACTCCAGCCCGGTTATCTCCGACGAGGTGTTCGAGTACTGGTCGCAGAACACCGAGCTGGCCGTCAGGCTTGAGTCCCTGCAGGCGGAGACCGGCGCGACCCCACCAAGGAACGAGCCGCCGATCCTGCAGATCCGGGGCAACAACAGCCGGCATCGGGCGTCGGTCCCGTTCGACGACCGCTCCCGCGGGTTCGTCTGGTTCTTCTCGTTCCTGGCCTACTTCAACGAGCTCGAAGCTGACGCCGACCAGGACCTCATCCTCCTGCTGGACGAGCCGGGCCTGTCCCTGCACGGCCGCGCGCAGGAAGATCTCCTCCGGCTCATCGACGAGCGACTGGCCCCGACAACGAAGTGCCCGCCGACCTGGCCGCGCACCTGGTGA
- a CDS encoding tetratricopeptide repeat protein, with translation MDTGRWEAIVDGMFAKVYADSGDHGKAIEHGESSARLRHWIGDSDGEAYALTALAHCWQGLGEHDRAIAHCWQAIALGRASLGNQDDLAPPLAVLAVSLHHLGRIHEPLACWREAAAIYAERGLDTDAAAIRRHLRQRAMTV, from the coding sequence GTGGACACCGGCCGCTGGGAAGCGATCGTCGATGGCATGTTCGCCAAGGTCTACGCCGATTCGGGCGACCACGGCAAGGCCATCGAGCACGGCGAAAGCAGCGCGCGCCTGCGTCACTGGATCGGCGATTCCGACGGCGAAGCGTACGCGCTGACCGCACTCGCCCACTGCTGGCAGGGCCTGGGCGAGCACGACCGGGCAATCGCCCACTGCTGGCAGGCGATCGCCCTCGGCCGTGCCTCACTCGGCAACCAGGACGACCTGGCACCTCCCCTTGCGGTCCTGGCCGTTTCCCTGCACCACCTCGGCCGAATCCACGAACCACTGGCCTGCTGGCGGGAAGCCGCCGCGATCTACGCTGAGCGAGGTCTGGACACCGACGCCGCGGCGATCCGCCGGCACCTTCGTCAGCGGGCGATGACGGTGTGA